The following proteins come from a genomic window of Ilumatobacter coccineus YM16-304:
- the phnE gene encoding phosphonate ABC transporter, permease protein PhnE, with product MSLDATDVSGAATPKTVALPERPRPSALVIGLAIGGLVFTVLTARRIGFSLDGLIENLQRPNPVFEGLLHTAWGEMFSPRSRAYFVETLQMATLATVAGVAVSLPMALWSTEVGNPYLVPRVILRSINNVIRSIPDLVWAGLFVLGVGIGALSGVLALFFFSLAVMVKLTADTLDGIDMGPIEAANASGATHTQMLRTAVIPQILPAFSSYALYDYELNLRASAVLGLVGAGGIGERIDFFRNRGLWDQLWGLVVMFFIVVFVVERISVSIRRRLV from the coding sequence GTGAGTCTCGACGCCACCGACGTCTCCGGGGCCGCCACGCCGAAGACCGTCGCCCTCCCTGAGCGCCCGCGGCCGTCGGCGCTCGTCATCGGGCTGGCCATCGGCGGTCTGGTCTTCACCGTCCTGACGGCTCGCCGCATCGGGTTCTCGCTCGACGGCCTGATCGAGAACCTGCAACGTCCGAACCCGGTCTTCGAGGGCCTGCTGCACACCGCGTGGGGCGAGATGTTCTCGCCGAGGTCACGCGCCTACTTCGTCGAGACGCTCCAGATGGCGACCCTCGCCACGGTCGCCGGTGTCGCCGTCTCGCTGCCGATGGCGCTGTGGTCGACCGAGGTGGGCAACCCGTACCTCGTGCCCCGGGTCATCCTCCGATCGATCAACAACGTGATCCGGTCGATCCCCGACCTCGTGTGGGCCGGCCTGTTCGTGCTCGGCGTCGGCATCGGCGCCCTGTCGGGTGTGCTCGCGCTGTTCTTCTTCTCGCTCGCCGTGATGGTCAAGCTCACCGCCGACACGCTCGACGGCATCGACATGGGCCCGATCGAGGCCGCCAACGCCTCGGGCGCGACCCACACCCAGATGTTGCGCACGGCCGTCATTCCACAGATCCTCCCGGCGTTCAGTTCGTACGCGCTCTACGACTACGAGCTCAACCTGCGCGCATCGGCGGTGCTCGGACTCGTGGGCGCCGGCGGCATCGGTGAGCGGATCGACTTCTTCCGCAACCGTGGACTGTGGGACCAACTGTGGGGCCTCGTCGTGATGTTCTTCATCGTCGTCTTCGTCGTCGAGCGGATCTCGGTGAGCATCCGGAGGCGTCTCGTATGA
- the valS gene encoding valine--tRNA ligase: MTKIPDKPTLDGIEQRWSDQWDADDTYRFDRSAVRQDVFSIDTPPPTVSGSLHVGHVFSYTHTDTIARYQRMAGKQVFYPMGWDDNGLPTERRVQAYYGVRCDPSQPYVEGFEPPFRGDPPKKHQAVPISRPNFLELCDELVEIDEELFEQLFRRLGLSVDWTLKYATIDERSRRISQRAFLRNVERGEAYSQEAPTLWDIDFRTAVAQAELKDEERPGAYHKIPFAIVGDEANSIEIDTTRPELLAACVALVAHPDDERFQPHFGKKVIVPLYGQEVEVRAHELAQPDKGTGIAMICTFGDTTDVTWWRELALEMRAIIGRDGRILPDAPHGVDPEAYALIAGKYPNQAQRAVVEQLTEQGILIGEPRKITHPVKFYEKGDRPLEIVTSRQWYIRNGGKDADLRAALIARSGDVTWHPEHMRHRYENWVEGLNSDWLVSRQRFFGVPIPIWYPLDDAGEPVYDSPLVPDEADLPVDPSVDVPAGYTADQRDQPGGFVADPDIFDTWATSSLTPQIAGDWEGESDMFDRIFPMDMRPQGHDIIRTWLFSTMTRSHHEHHVAPWHHAALSGWILDPDRKKMGKSSGNAMTPEGLLEQFGTDAVRYWAASGRPGVDTTFSEEQMKVGRKLANKLLNVSKFVLSFGDVDMQGPLGDTVTDPIDRSMLSKVDAVIAEATAGFEAFDYARGLERTESFFWWFCDNYVELVKNRAYEAMGPDAAASARRALREALSACQRLLAPILPFATEEAWSWWNDTSIHAAAWPTPSDLGGDAALVDPTIEALTLVRRAKSEAKVSQRAEVAALAITAPADMHAALDAGRPDLAAAGTIADITLDDGTDLACSVTLAPTD; this comes from the coding sequence ATGACGAAGATCCCTGACAAGCCGACGTTGGACGGCATCGAGCAACGCTGGTCCGACCAGTGGGACGCCGATGACACCTACCGCTTCGACCGGTCGGCGGTACGCCAGGACGTCTTCTCGATCGACACGCCGCCTCCGACGGTGAGCGGCTCGCTGCACGTCGGCCACGTGTTCAGCTACACGCACACCGACACGATCGCCCGCTACCAGCGCATGGCCGGCAAGCAGGTGTTCTACCCCATGGGTTGGGACGACAACGGCCTGCCCACCGAGCGCCGCGTGCAGGCCTACTACGGGGTGCGCTGCGACCCGAGCCAGCCGTACGTCGAGGGCTTCGAGCCGCCGTTCCGCGGCGACCCGCCCAAGAAGCACCAGGCCGTCCCGATCTCCCGTCCCAACTTCCTCGAACTGTGCGACGAACTCGTCGAGATCGACGAAGAGCTCTTCGAGCAGCTGTTCCGCCGCCTCGGCCTGTCGGTCGACTGGACGCTCAAGTACGCCACGATCGACGAGCGCTCACGTCGCATCAGCCAACGCGCCTTCCTCCGCAACGTTGAGCGCGGCGAGGCGTACAGCCAGGAAGCGCCGACGCTGTGGGACATCGACTTCCGCACCGCCGTGGCCCAAGCCGAGTTGAAGGACGAGGAGCGTCCGGGCGCCTACCACAAGATCCCGTTCGCCATCGTGGGCGACGAGGCCAACAGCATCGAGATCGACACCACCCGGCCCGAGCTGCTCGCCGCCTGTGTCGCCCTCGTCGCGCATCCCGACGACGAGCGCTTCCAGCCGCACTTCGGCAAGAAGGTCATCGTGCCGCTCTACGGCCAAGAGGTCGAAGTGCGCGCACACGAACTCGCGCAGCCCGACAAGGGCACCGGCATCGCCATGATCTGTACGTTCGGCGACACCACCGACGTCACGTGGTGGCGCGAACTCGCGCTCGAGATGCGCGCCATCATCGGCCGCGACGGACGCATCCTGCCCGACGCGCCGCACGGCGTCGACCCCGAGGCGTACGCGCTCATCGCCGGCAAGTACCCCAACCAGGCGCAGCGTGCCGTGGTCGAACAGCTCACCGAGCAGGGCATCCTCATCGGCGAGCCGCGCAAGATCACCCACCCGGTCAAGTTCTACGAGAAGGGCGACCGACCGCTCGAGATCGTCACCTCGCGCCAGTGGTACATCCGCAACGGTGGCAAAGACGCCGACCTGCGCGCCGCGCTCATCGCTCGCTCGGGCGATGTCACATGGCACCCGGAGCACATGCGTCACCGCTACGAGAACTGGGTCGAAGGGCTCAACAGCGACTGGCTCGTCAGCCGCCAGCGCTTCTTCGGTGTGCCGATCCCGATCTGGTACCCGCTCGACGACGCCGGCGAACCGGTCTACGACTCGCCGCTCGTGCCCGACGAGGCCGACCTGCCGGTCGACCCCTCCGTCGACGTGCCCGCCGGATACACCGCCGACCAGCGCGACCAGCCGGGCGGTTTCGTCGCCGACCCCGACATCTTCGACACGTGGGCCACCTCATCGCTCACGCCGCAGATCGCCGGCGACTGGGAAGGCGAGTCCGACATGTTCGACCGCATCTTCCCGATGGACATGCGCCCGCAGGGCCACGACATCATCCGCACCTGGCTCTTCTCGACCATGACGCGGAGCCACCACGAGCACCACGTCGCCCCCTGGCACCACGCGGCGCTGTCGGGCTGGATCCTCGACCCCGATCGCAAGAAGATGGGCAAGTCGAGCGGCAACGCCATGACCCCCGAAGGTCTGCTCGAGCAGTTCGGCACCGACGCCGTGCGCTACTGGGCCGCCTCTGGCCGCCCGGGTGTCGACACCACGTTCAGCGAAGAGCAGATGAAGGTCGGGCGCAAGCTCGCCAACAAACTGCTCAACGTGTCGAAGTTCGTGCTGTCGTTCGGCGACGTCGACATGCAGGGTCCGCTCGGCGACACCGTCACCGATCCGATCGACCGCTCGATGCTCTCCAAGGTCGACGCCGTCATCGCCGAAGCCACCGCCGGATTCGAAGCGTTCGACTACGCCCGTGGCCTCGAACGCACCGAGTCGTTCTTCTGGTGGTTCTGCGACAACTACGTCGAGCTCGTCAAGAACCGGGCGTACGAGGCGATGGGCCCCGACGCTGCGGCATCGGCTCGCCGCGCGCTGCGCGAAGCGCTGTCGGCGTGCCAACGCCTGCTCGCTCCGATCCTGCCCTTCGCCACCGAAGAAGCCTGGAGCTGGTGGAACGACACCAGCATCCACGCTGCTGCCTGGCCGACGCCGAGCGATCTCGGTGGCGACGCCGCACTCGTCGACCCCACGATCGAGGCGCTCACGCTGGTGCGCCGGGCGAAGTCGGAGGCCAAGGTCAGCCAACGCGCCGAGGTCGCAGCCCTGGCCATCACGGCGCCGGCCGACATGCACGCCGCGCTCGACGCCGGTCGCCCCGACCTCGCAGCAGCCGGAACCATCGCCGACATCACCCTCGACGACGGCACCGACCTGGCCTGCAGCGTCACCCTGGCCCCCACCGACTGA
- a CDS encoding vWA domain-containing protein, with translation MSEARKKTTSRRELERQPNFDEISPEVGELDEVAVEEAMSADPDEMLAMLADLTGATDPKLRELARRLAGRLFLDLAKRGPSQPRGIGRLETQRYRPDAGDIDIDASLDAVVAARAVQSAVDPDDLRVRAWATPGTAICLLVDRSGSMGGGPLATSAVTASAVAWRSPDDYSVLSFGKDVVAAKSQDQTKSNEAVVDSVLALRGFGTTDVAGALVAAADQLRRSTAGRKITVLLSDCRATVPGDVVAAARGVDELVIVAPEGDSEEAEALAAQTGARFTTVAGPSRAAEALATVLDT, from the coding sequence GTGTCGGAGGCGCGCAAGAAGACGACCTCGCGTCGAGAGTTGGAGCGCCAACCGAACTTCGACGAGATCTCACCGGAGGTCGGCGAACTCGACGAGGTGGCGGTCGAGGAGGCGATGTCGGCCGACCCCGACGAGATGTTGGCGATGCTCGCCGACCTCACCGGTGCAACCGATCCGAAGCTGCGCGAACTCGCTCGTCGCCTCGCCGGGCGCCTGTTCCTCGACCTCGCCAAGCGCGGGCCGTCGCAGCCTCGTGGGATCGGACGGCTCGAGACGCAGCGCTACCGACCCGATGCCGGCGACATCGACATCGACGCCAGCCTCGACGCGGTGGTCGCGGCGCGGGCGGTGCAGAGCGCCGTCGACCCCGACGACCTGCGGGTGCGGGCTTGGGCCACGCCGGGGACGGCGATCTGTCTGCTCGTCGACCGCAGCGGCTCGATGGGCGGCGGTCCGCTGGCAACGTCGGCTGTGACGGCGTCGGCGGTCGCCTGGCGCTCTCCCGACGACTACTCGGTGTTGTCGTTCGGCAAGGACGTGGTCGCGGCCAAGTCGCAGGATCAGACGAAGTCCAACGAAGCGGTCGTCGACTCGGTGTTGGCACTGCGCGGCTTCGGAACCACCGACGTGGCCGGAGCGCTCGTCGCCGCCGCCGATCAACTCCGCCGTTCGACCGCCGGCCGCAAGATCACCGTGCTGCTGTCGGACTGTCGAGCCACGGTGCCCGGCGACGTCGTGGCTGCCGCTCGCGGTGTCGACGAACTCGTCATCGTGGCCCCCGAAGGCGACAGCGAAGAGGCCGAAGCGCTCGCCGCCCAGACCGGCGCCAGGTTCACCACCGTCGCCGGCCCCAGCCGAGCCGCCGAAGCCCTCGCCACCGTCCTCGACACCTGA
- a CDS encoding L,D-transpeptidase produces MRAKLGAGLALATAVSLLAFGAPGADAQLVEAPPSTEAPPSTEAPPSTEAPPSTEAPTTTVEPTTTVAPTTTVAPSTTIPAFPGAVSDDDSVDISELSVPGRGTMFQTQPLPPPPTTTTTTTTLPDPTILPYNSGTGRRAVYSKSAQRVWAVEADGTVVKTHRVSGKMLWCDPRVGTYEVWSRSRHTYSINNPTIKWGYMVRFTKGCNGGNIGFHEIPTQYGSLVQSIAQLGQPLSGGCVRQAQPDAIWMWNWAQIGTKVVVLP; encoded by the coding sequence ATGCGTGCGAAGTTGGGAGCGGGTCTGGCATTGGCGACGGCGGTGTCGCTGCTCGCTTTCGGCGCGCCCGGCGCCGACGCACAACTGGTCGAGGCACCGCCGTCGACCGAAGCACCCCCTTCCACTGAAGCACCGCCCTCGACCGAAGCACCACCGTCAACCGAAGCACCGACCACCACGGTCGAGCCGACCACCACGGTCGCTCCCACGACCACGGTGGCTCCGAGCACGACCATTCCGGCGTTTCCCGGTGCGGTCAGCGACGACGACAGCGTCGACATCAGCGAGTTGAGCGTCCCCGGTCGCGGCACGATGTTCCAGACCCAGCCGCTGCCACCGCCGCCCACCACGACCACCACGACCACCACCCTGCCTGACCCGACGATCCTGCCGTACAACTCCGGCACCGGTCGCCGCGCGGTCTACTCCAAGTCGGCGCAGCGCGTCTGGGCGGTCGAAGCCGACGGCACCGTCGTCAAGACCCACCGGGTGTCGGGCAAGATGCTGTGGTGCGACCCGCGGGTCGGCACGTACGAAGTGTGGTCACGGTCACGGCACACCTATTCGATCAACAACCCCACCATCAAGTGGGGCTACATGGTCCGCTTCACCAAGGGCTGCAACGGCGGCAACATCGGCTTCCACGAGATCCCCACGCAGTACGGCAGTCTCGTGCAGAGCATCGCTCAGCTCGGCCAGCCGCTGTCGGGTGGCTGCGTTCGCCAGGCACAGCCCGATGCCATCTGGATGTGGAACTGGGCGCAGATCGGCACGAAGGTCGTCGTTCTCCCCTGA
- a CDS encoding LCP family protein: MARLKSSVDDTEPAPSSQPSKRSWGQRLLIVGVIFGALAAFGSAGAIWFVQQQLEDRNLVAIDDGSQSVTESADFGEFDLASDDGGEPAQEAAATESDEPPAPVETFPPAEPSARNILITGADNNSCISPDSPYYAAFGNRDGFGERSDTIMMWRINPSTSQVAVLSFPRDLWVSIDGRSSKGRINEAYERDDPQRLINTIFQNFGIHTDHYIQVDFCAFKTLVDAVDGVSVPFDLPVRDVNTGLNVLITEPSCFEFDGDHALAYVRSRKLQEFRDGQWRTDGASDLSRISRQQDFIRRVIDEAIDNAFSPSVIRGLLETSDEYVLTDTGLTVDKVLQYSGVLRSIDPATITTYQIQASGQNIGGASVLVPRISGDNMQAVLALFKGEATLASAPSAELDEVDPTLAPGTTVPLTTVPVTTQPDSAAPIIIEPETTTTVEAVPFETLPEVETENVVIGVVPDSQISCTN; this comes from the coding sequence ATGGCTCGCTTGAAATCCTCCGTCGACGACACCGAGCCAGCGCCGTCGTCGCAGCCCTCGAAGCGCTCGTGGGGCCAGCGACTCCTGATCGTCGGCGTGATCTTCGGTGCGCTCGCCGCGTTCGGCTCCGCCGGCGCCATCTGGTTCGTCCAGCAGCAGCTCGAAGACCGCAACCTCGTCGCCATCGACGACGGGTCGCAGTCGGTCACCGAGTCGGCCGACTTCGGTGAGTTCGATCTGGCCAGCGACGACGGTGGCGAACCGGCCCAAGAGGCGGCGGCCACCGAGTCCGATGAGCCACCTGCGCCGGTCGAGACGTTTCCGCCCGCCGAGCCGTCGGCGCGCAACATCTTGATCACCGGCGCCGACAACAACTCGTGCATCTCCCCCGATTCGCCGTACTACGCCGCGTTCGGCAACCGCGACGGCTTCGGCGAGCGCAGCGACACGATCATGATGTGGCGGATCAACCCGAGCACCTCGCAGGTCGCCGTGCTCTCGTTCCCCCGTGACCTGTGGGTCAGCATCGACGGCCGATCGAGCAAGGGCCGCATCAACGAGGCGTACGAGCGTGACGATCCGCAGCGCCTCATCAACACGATCTTCCAGAACTTCGGCATCCACACCGACCACTACATCCAGGTCGACTTCTGTGCGTTCAAGACGCTCGTCGACGCGGTCGACGGCGTGTCGGTGCCGTTCGACCTGCCCGTCCGCGACGTCAACACCGGGCTCAACGTACTCATCACCGAGCCGAGCTGTTTCGAGTTCGACGGCGACCACGCGCTCGCCTACGTCCGCTCCCGCAAGCTGCAGGAGTTCCGTGACGGCCAGTGGCGCACCGACGGAGCGTCCGACCTGAGCCGCATCTCGCGTCAGCAGGACTTCATCCGCCGCGTCATCGACGAAGCGATCGACAACGCGTTCTCGCCGAGCGTCATCCGCGGGCTCCTCGAAACCAGCGACGAGTACGTGCTGACCGACACCGGGCTCACGGTCGACAAGGTGCTCCAGTACTCGGGCGTGCTCCGCTCCATCGACCCGGCCACGATCACCACGTACCAGATCCAAGCCAGCGGTCAGAACATCGGCGGAGCGAGCGTCCTCGTGCCGCGCATCTCCGGCGACAACATGCAGGCGGTGCTCGCGCTTTTCAAGGGTGAAGCCACGCTGGCCAGCGCTCCGTCCGCCGAACTCGACGAGGTCGACCCCACGCTCGCTCCCGGAACCACCGTGCCGCTCACCACCGTTCCGGTCACCACGCAGCCCGACTCCGCCGCGCCGATCATCATCGAGCCGGAAACGACGACCACCGTCGAAGCCGTCCCGTTCGAGACGCTTCCCGAAGTCGAGACCGAGAACGTCGTCATCGGCGTCGTCCCCGACAGCCAGATCAGCTGCACCAACTGA
- a CDS encoding NDMA-dependent alcohol dehydrogenase, with product MKSRAAIISGTGQDWEVVDVEVDAPKTGEVIVEWKAAGLCHSDEHMITGDMVPPEAAWEMMGIESLWPLIGGHEGAGVIAEVGPGVKSVQVGDHISGSFIPSCGRCRYCSTGKQNLCDSSGGTFKKGMITDSTSRHRLGDGTELNLFAKLGTFSQYTCVAEEQVIKVENDLPMEAVALVSCGVATGFGSATERGDVQPGDTVVVVGIGGIGMNAVQGAKLAGARHVIAVDPVEFKREKATEFGATHTFSSMEEAFPAVQELSWGHMADKVIMTPGVLYGDMMQLGVSLAGKGGTIVVTGIAPMDQTESSVNLFELAMWNKEIKGTIFGSLNPRADIPRLLSMYREGQLKLDELVTNTYTLDEINAGYQAMRDGENIRGVVLHG from the coding sequence GTGAAGTCGAGAGCAGCCATCATCAGTGGAACCGGACAGGACTGGGAGGTCGTCGACGTCGAGGTCGACGCTCCGAAGACCGGTGAGGTCATCGTCGAGTGGAAGGCCGCCGGGCTGTGCCACTCCGACGAGCACATGATCACCGGCGACATGGTCCCACCGGAAGCCGCGTGGGAGATGATGGGCATCGAGAGTCTGTGGCCGCTCATCGGTGGTCACGAAGGCGCCGGGGTCATCGCCGAGGTCGGGCCGGGCGTGAAGAGCGTGCAGGTGGGCGATCACATCTCGGGCTCGTTCATTCCATCGTGCGGTCGCTGCCGCTACTGCTCGACTGGCAAGCAGAACCTGTGCGACTCGAGCGGCGGCACGTTCAAGAAGGGCATGATCACCGACTCCACGAGTCGGCATCGCCTCGGTGACGGCACCGAACTCAACCTGTTCGCCAAGCTCGGCACGTTCTCGCAGTACACGTGCGTGGCCGAAGAGCAGGTCATCAAAGTCGAGAACGACCTGCCGATGGAGGCCGTGGCGCTCGTGTCGTGCGGTGTGGCCACCGGCTTCGGTTCGGCGACCGAACGCGGCGACGTGCAACCCGGCGACACCGTCGTGGTGGTCGGCATCGGCGGCATCGGCATGAACGCGGTGCAGGGCGCCAAGCTCGCCGGCGCCCGCCACGTGATCGCCGTCGACCCGGTCGAGTTCAAGCGCGAGAAGGCCACCGAGTTCGGAGCGACGCACACGTTCTCGTCGATGGAAGAGGCGTTCCCCGCCGTGCAAGAGCTGAGCTGGGGACACATGGCCGACAAGGTCATCATGACGCCGGGCGTGTTGTACGGCGACATGATGCAACTCGGCGTGTCGCTGGCCGGCAAGGGCGGCACGATCGTCGTCACCGGCATCGCCCCGATGGATCAGACCGAGTCGTCGGTCAACCTGTTCGAGTTGGCGATGTGGAACAAGGAGATCAAGGGCACGATCTTCGGTTCGCTCAACCCGCGTGCCGACATCCCGCGTCTGCTCAGCATGTATCGAGAGGGCCAGTTGAAGCTCGACGAACTCGTCACCAACACCTACACGCTCGACGAGATCAATGCGGGCTACCAGGCGATGCGCGATGGCGAGAACATCCGCGGCGTGGTGCTCCATGGGTGA
- a CDS encoding 5' nucleotidase, NT5C type produces the protein MADPQFILGVDLDGVVADHTYRFREILADIRGIDPESLPLERSWNFGEWGLGPDEYATLHRVAVMEYDMFATMPLIPGATEALWRLSDAGVWIRIITHRLYVHWGHAKAIGDTAAWLDTHRIPYRDLCFLGKKPQVEANAYIDDAPHNIEQLRAAGNTVIAFEQPYNRDVEGLRAKNWAEVEAIVTDLAAAHVGQFEAQLPGIDPGADRLDRRRD, from the coding sequence ATGGCCGACCCGCAGTTCATCCTGGGCGTCGACCTCGACGGTGTGGTCGCCGACCACACGTATCGGTTCCGCGAGATCCTCGCCGACATCCGCGGCATCGACCCCGAGAGCCTGCCGCTCGAACGCTCGTGGAACTTCGGCGAGTGGGGCCTCGGCCCCGACGAGTACGCCACCCTGCACCGAGTTGCGGTGATGGAATACGACATGTTCGCCACCATGCCGCTCATCCCCGGTGCGACCGAAGCACTGTGGCGGCTGAGCGACGCCGGCGTGTGGATTCGCATCATCACGCATCGCCTCTACGTGCACTGGGGCCACGCGAAGGCCATCGGCGACACGGCGGCCTGGCTCGACACGCACCGCATCCCGTACCGCGACCTCTGCTTCCTCGGCAAGAAGCCGCAGGTCGAGGCGAACGCCTACATCGACGACGCGCCGCACAACATCGAGCAACTCCGCGCCGCCGGCAACACGGTCATCGCGTTCGAGCAACCGTACAACCGCGACGTCGAAGGTCTTCGAGCAAAGAACTGGGCCGAGGTCGAAGCCATCGTGACCGACCTCGCCGCGGCGCACGTCGGTCAGTTCGAAGCGCAGCTTCCGGGCATCGACCCCGGTGCCGACCGCCTCGACCGACGCCGCGACTGA
- the phnE gene encoding phosphonate ABC transporter, permease protein PhnE, with the protein MSNVTTSATHLLPSKSRDTFKIILTTAFVILFGWSAINVELKWSRLLGAPADMYRLAKVMFGELPWENLDTLIGLMWDSIAIAWIGTLIAAVFAIPMSFLAAENLVGRPIAWVTRQIFNILRAVPEVILALLFIPVFGLSPMAGVMAIGIGSIGSLGKLFYEIIENIKPGPIEATDAVGASAVQRLRWGVLPQVAPELTSFLMYRFEVNIRASSVLGIVGAGGIGGTLADSFRFKEYGQAGLALIVVIVGTIAVDTISGAIRRRIVAGPKQERLADDEDSLLLSPDALVLAPETGT; encoded by the coding sequence ATGAGCAACGTCACCACCAGCGCGACACACCTCCTGCCGTCCAAGTCGCGCGACACGTTCAAGATCATCCTCACGACGGCCTTCGTCATCCTGTTCGGCTGGTCGGCGATCAACGTCGAACTCAAGTGGTCGCGCCTGCTCGGTGCCCCTGCCGACATGTACCGACTCGCCAAGGTCATGTTCGGCGAACTCCCATGGGAGAACCTCGACACGTTGATCGGCCTCATGTGGGACTCGATCGCGATCGCATGGATCGGCACACTCATCGCCGCCGTGTTCGCGATCCCGATGTCGTTCCTCGCCGCCGAGAACCTGGTCGGCCGTCCGATCGCCTGGGTCACGCGACAGATCTTCAACATCTTGCGTGCCGTCCCCGAAGTCATCCTCGCCCTGTTGTTCATCCCGGTCTTCGGCCTCAGCCCGATGGCCGGCGTGATGGCGATCGGCATCGGGTCGATCGGCAGTCTCGGCAAGCTGTTCTACGAGATCATCGAGAACATCAAGCCCGGCCCGATCGAGGCCACCGACGCCGTCGGCGCCTCGGCGGTCCAACGCCTGCGTTGGGGTGTGCTCCCACAGGTCGCCCCCGAACTCACGTCGTTCCTGATGTACCGCTTCGAGGTCAACATTCGTGCGTCGTCGGTGCTCGGCATCGTCGGCGCCGGCGGCATCGGCGGCACCCTCGCCGACTCGTTCCGCTTCAAAGAATACGGCCAGGCGGGCCTCGCCCTGATCGTGGTGATCGTCGGAACGATCGCCGTCGACACCATCTCGGGCGCCATCCGCCGCCGCATCGTCGCCGGACCGAAGCAGGAGCGCTTGGCCGACGACGAGGACTCGCTGCTGCTGTCACCCGACGCGCTGGTGCTCGCCCCCGAGACGGGAACGTGA
- a CDS encoding AAA family ATPase — protein sequence MGDRVLELHQLVERLQAGVVGRVRETELVVAAIASDRHILIEGPPGTGKSTLLRGVAREMDIGFEFVEGNAELTPARVVGHFDPARVLSDGYDPDVFVPGPLMSALTNGSLLYIEELNRVPEETLNVLITVMSEREITVPRFGTVEAAPGFRLVAAMNPFDAVGTARISGAVYDRVCRVAVGYQSSDDETLIVQRAVAADVSGVDSTGASGAADFEQIVELVRLTREHPDLRVGSSVRGAIDMVFVARSLAELRGVDPADPSVSLDAALVALSGRVRLREGTTRTPEDIVTELWERVFATTADGEGGGDEGKVGAPTGAMTSS from the coding sequence ATGGGTGACCGCGTGCTGGAGCTGCATCAACTCGTCGAGCGGCTCCAGGCGGGTGTGGTCGGTCGAGTCCGCGAGACCGAACTGGTGGTCGCCGCGATCGCCTCCGACCGTCACATCCTGATCGAAGGCCCACCCGGCACCGGCAAGTCCACGTTGCTGCGCGGTGTGGCTCGCGAGATGGACATCGGTTTCGAGTTCGTCGAAGGCAACGCCGAACTCACACCGGCGCGTGTCGTCGGCCACTTCGACCCGGCTCGTGTGCTGTCGGACGGGTACGACCCCGATGTGTTCGTGCCCGGTCCGCTGATGTCGGCGCTCACCAACGGTTCGCTGCTCTACATCGAGGAACTCAACCGCGTCCCCGAAGAGACGCTCAACGTGCTCATCACGGTGATGAGCGAACGCGAGATCACGGTGCCGCGCTTCGGCACGGTCGAGGCGGCGCCGGGGTTCCGGTTGGTGGCGGCGATGAACCCGTTCGACGCGGTGGGCACTGCGCGCATCTCGGGTGCGGTGTACGACCGGGTGTGTCGTGTCGCCGTCGGCTACCAGTCGAGCGACGACGAGACGCTGATCGTGCAACGTGCCGTCGCCGCGGACGTGAGCGGGGTCGACTCGACGGGCGCATCGGGCGCGGCCGACTTCGAGCAGATCGTCGAGCTCGTCCGGCTCACCCGTGAGCACCCCGACCTGCGCGTCGGCTCCTCGGTGCGTGGTGCGATCGACATGGTGTTCGTGGCGCGCTCGCTCGCCGAACTGCGCGGTGTCGATCCGGCCGACCCGAGCGTGTCACTCGACGCGGCGCTCGTCGCGCTCTCGGGCCGAGTGCGGCTCCGGGAAGGCACGACGCGTACGCCCGAAGACATCGTGACCGAGTTGTGGGAGCGCGTGTTCGCCACGACGGCCGACGGTGAAGGTGGCGGCGACGAGGGAAAAGTTGGCGCCCCGACGGGGGCCATGACCTCCAGCTGA